CCAACGCGTTGCCGCAGGACCATGACCCGGACCAGGGCGACGAAACCGCCCAGCATCAGCCCCCCGACCAACCCCAGCGCCAGAATCAGGGCCTTGCGGGGCTTCTCGGGCTTCTGCGGCGCGGTTGCCGGCTGATCCACACGCACCAGTTGCAGACGAGAGAAATCGACTTTCAGGTTTTCGAGCCGGGCCTGCTCGCCGCGCAGCTTCACCAGGTTCTTGAAGAACAGGTCCTCGTTGTCCCGCTGCTTCAGAATCTCGATCTGCCGGTTGTTCGCCAGCAGATTGAGTTCTTTCTGGATCTCGGCGATGCGCGGCTCGGTGAAATCATCCGAACGACGGGACTGCAGGGCCGAGCGCTCGGCCTTCAGTGTCTCGCTACCCATGAAGTAAAGGGGAATCTGCTGGTTGTTGACTTCGGTACGAATCACACTGCCCTGCACTTCGCGCGCGCTGTCACCCAGGGCGGAAGGTGTGGTCGGCTTGGCGATGCCAAGGTTCTCGGCGATCTGGATCGCCTCATCCAACTGCTTGATCCGGTTCTGGCGACGAACCTGCAATTGTTGACGCAGCGCCCGCAGTTCGTCCTGCAGTCGACTCTTCTTCAACTGATCAGCCTCCGACAACGACGCGATACGCGACTCCTTGTCCGCCTCGTAGCGCGCGCGCTCGGTGGCAATCTGGCTTTGCAGTTGCGTCAGGCGGTTACTGACGAACACGTCGAAATCGTCCTGAACCCGCTGCCGCTCCTGATCGATCGCCGCCAGGATAAGGCCGTTGACGATAGCCACCCCATCCAGCCCCTCAGGGTAGGTCAGGCTGATGCCCTGGAACGGAGCTGCATCGGCGCCTTTCTTGGGATCGGGACGCAGCATCGCGAGCCCTTCACGATTGAGGCGCTCCAGCGCTCGATCCAGCGACTCGCCATCCTCCTGCAGCGACTTGAACAACTCGGGGTTCTCGTGAAAGTACTTCATGCGCAGGCTGTAGGACTCCAGGGCGTCGCCGACATTGCGCAGCGCCTGCTTCGGCGTCAGCGAGTAGAGGCCCGAACCATTCAATTCGTCCAGATCCTTCAGGGATGCCGTCCTGAGCACGCTCTCAACCTTGTAATAGGGCGTAGCCGTGAAGGCGTAGACGGCAGCCAGAGCCGTGGCCAGGCCCGTGATGGCAAGAACCAGCAACTTCTGCTTCCACAGGTCCTTGAACAACGCGACCAGATCGACTTCGTCACTGAATTGCTGGGGACGGACTACAGGACCATTCATTCTCATATTTTCCATGGGACACAACGACCAGAGCGGCTACCCGCTCAAGGGAACTTTCCGGATCAAAAGATGCATCGCCCAGAATGCACGCCATCATAGAAATCCGACGGGCAGGAACAAGGCGAAACTGCTTTCCGCCGACGAACGACCGCTTCGCACTGCACGCGCGCGAAGTCGGGCTCAGGACGGCAAAGGGCATTGCCGGGGTCGGCAAAACGGCGGGAAATGGATCAGC
This genomic window from Pseudomonas furukawaii contains:
- a CDS encoding Wzz/FepE/Etk N-terminal domain-containing protein, with the translated sequence MNGPVVRPQQFSDEVDLVALFKDLWKQKLLVLAITGLATALAAVYAFTATPYYKVESVLRTASLKDLDELNGSGLYSLTPKQALRNVGDALESYSLRMKYFHENPELFKSLQEDGESLDRALERLNREGLAMLRPDPKKGADAAPFQGISLTYPEGLDGVAIVNGLILAAIDQERQRVQDDFDVFVSNRLTQLQSQIATERARYEADKESRIASLSEADQLKKSRLQDELRALRQQLQVRRQNRIKQLDEAIQIAENLGIAKPTTPSALGDSAREVQGSVIRTEVNNQQIPLYFMGSETLKAERSALQSRRSDDFTEPRIAEIQKELNLLANNRQIEILKQRDNEDLFFKNLVKLRGEQARLENLKVDFSRLQLVRVDQPATAPQKPEKPRKALILALGLVGGLMLGGFVALVRVMVLRQRVGATAV